The candidate division WOR-3 bacterium sequence CCCGCGCCGCGGACGGCGCTAGCCGGATACCCTCTGCGTTGCGACGCCCGGGCCCGGCCCGGGCGTCTGCCTTTCCCGGCAAGACAGGCCTTGACTGGATAAAGTCAACTAAATAAACTTTCAATGTGGTCAACCATATCGCCGCGGCGGTGTTCTTCTATGTCATGCTTTCGCTGGGCGCCGCCCCGGCGCCTGCCGCCGGAACCAGATACGCCCGGGCGCGCTACTGGCTGCTCAACTGGCACCTGGGACCGGCGTATCTCGATTCCTGTGCTGCCGTTCTCGCGCCAGCCGTCGGCTGCGGAGCGGAGCGGGAAGAGAGGCTCGAGCTCCGCGCCCGGCTGCTGATGGTGAAGGGCGACCGAGAGTCGAGTCCGGCGTCGAGGGCCGGCTGGTATGCCTCCGCGCGCGCAGCGGCCGAGACCTTGCGCGCGCTGAACGAGCGAAATCCCTCCGGGCACGTCTGGTGGGCAGTGGCGCAGGGGAGAATCCTCGAACTGCAGGGGATGGTTGCAGCGGCGAGGGGCGCGGCAGCGGTGCGGCGGGAAAACGAGCGGGCGCTGGAGCTCGATCGCGACTGCGCGCTGGCCGGCTTCGCGCTCGGGCGGATGTATGAGGCACTTCCCGGCCTGCTCGGCGGCGGAGCGAAGAAGGCTGAGGTCCGGTACCGACGCGCGCTCGCCAGCGACTCGAACTACACTATCATCCGGCTGGCATTGGCCCGGGTGCTGGTGAGGCTGGGCCGCTGCGAAGAGGCGAGGGCAGAACTGGGACGGCTGCTCGCGACGGCCAGTCCGTCCAACCCGGCCGAAGCAGCGTTGGAAGACCGTCCGACAGCAACAGCGCTGCTGGATTCGCTCGGCGGCAGCGAGCCGGCCCGGGCGGGCAACTAGCTCGTCCGCGGCGTGAAGACGAGGGCCGCGGAGTTCAGGCAGTATCGTAGCCGGGTCGGCGGGGGGCCGTCGGGAAAGACGTGGCCGAGGTGTGCGTCACACAGCGCGCACAGGATCTCCACCCGCTCCATACCGTAGCTGCGGTCAGTCCGCTCGGTGATGTTCTCACTCGCGAATGGCTGGTAGAAGCTCGGCCAGCCGGTGCCGGACTCGAACTTCGCATCCGAGGAGAACAACGGCAGGCCGCAGCAGACACA is a genomic window containing:
- a CDS encoding tetratricopeptide repeat protein, which encodes MVNHIAAAVFFYVMLSLGAAPAPAAGTRYARARYWLLNWHLGPAYLDSCAAVLAPAVGCGAEREERLELRARLLMVKGDRESSPASRAGWYASARAAAETLRALNERNPSGHVWWAVAQGRILELQGMVAAARGAAAVRRENERALELDRDCALAGFALGRMYEALPGLLGGGAKKAEVRYRRALASDSNYTIIRLALARVLVRLGRCEEARAELGRLLATASPSNPAEAALEDRPTATALLDSLGGSEPARAGN